DNA from Kryptolebias marmoratus isolate JLee-2015 linkage group LG15, ASM164957v2, whole genome shotgun sequence:
NNNNNNNNNNNNNNNNNNNNNNNNNNNNNNNNNNNNNNNNNNNNNNNNNNNNNNNNNNNNNNNNNNNNNNNNNNNNNNNNNNNNNNNNNNNNNNNNNNNNNNNNNNNNNNNNNGACCCTGACCCTGGACAGACCCTGACCCAGGACAGACCCTGACCCTGGTCAGACCCTGACCCAGGACAGACCCTGACCCCGGACAGACCCTGACCCTGGACAGACCCTGACCCTGGACAGACCCTGGACTCAGTCAGGAGGAGTTTGTGAATGGATGCTTTTTGTTGGAAACTCAATGACAACATGAAGAGAATAAATTGTGTAAAAGTGAGAATAAAACTTGTTCCGCCGACAATCTTAGTTTGGCTCCAGGTCCAGTCGTCAGCACCTTTTCCAGCTTTAAATAAGGCGACGTGAAGAAACGATGAACATTTACAGAGTAATGCTTGCATAGTCTGATAGAGACGCgaccctcccctcccctcccgccCCGTCGCTGCTTCACAAACTatcaaacttgtgttttaaatagTCTTTCATAACCTTTGCAATGGGAAGATCCTCCAGGAACTTTAAGCTCTGAAGGCCGATACAGTGACGGATTTTTATCCGACATAAGTCCTGAAGCGTCCGAGGCTGCCCTGGAGGGAGAACAGAGAGAGGAGCCGTTTTCACTCAGCTGCTTCAAGAAGAAAACCACAAACGATACAGAACCTTCTGGACTTACTGGtgacttcctgcaggaagtccaGACACGGCCGGCTGGTTCCAGACATGCTAACAGACACAGCCACCGGCGTCTGGCCCTCGTAGTTCCTGGTGTTGGTGTTGGCGCCGTACGTGTAGAGCATCTGGGCGCACAGCACGTCGTCCCTCAGGGCGGACAGGTGCAGCGGCGTCTGCCCGTCCTCCAGCCGACCCAGGTTGGTGTCGGCACCCCTCTGCAGGAACATGCGGCAGTACGAGTGGTTTCCTTTGATGACGGCGTAGCGCAGCAGGAAGCCGTTCTGAATGTCGATGTTGGCGCTGTGGTCCAGCAGGATGCGGACGCAGCTGGAGCGTTCTCGGATGATGGCCAGCTGCAGGGGGGTGGTCCCTTTGTCGCTGAGCGGGTCCACCTCGGCCCTGAACTCCAGGAGGAGGCGCACAAACGAGTCCCGGCCGTAGTGAGCCGCCACATGAAGAGGCGTCCAACCGTCGTTGCTTTTAGCGTTAATGATGTCTCCACGGTAGTCCGACTCCAGCATCAGGCGGGCGATGCGAGCCCGGCCGTGCATCGCGGCGTAGTGGAGCGCCGTGAAGCCTCCGATGAAGTCCTTCACGGTGGGGTCGGCTGTGAGGAGCAGGGGGACAGGAAACGCCATCAACCACAGGCAGAAACCCAGTGACTAACTAACCTGAACAATAATCTGCAGGTAAAAACTCAAACCcatctgactgacagctgctgaAGTCCCACCTGGCCCGTGGGCTCAGGTGGGACTTCAGCAGCTAAACAGACCTTTAAGATCAAGAACCTGAAGACAAAAATAGGATTAAATCTGAGTGACTTCATTCTGTTTGATAAATAAGACTCAGATTAAAGCCGATCTGTGGGATTAAATGACGCGTCTGACCTCCGTGCTCCAGGAAAACTCGGACACATCTCTCCTTCCCTTTTGCAGCAGAGAAGTGCAGCAGAGTCCAGCCGTTGGCGTCTCGTATCTGAGGGGAGTATCCTCGCTCCAGCATCCTCCTCACGGTGCAGACGTCTCCTGCAGCCACTGCAGCCTGGATCTGCAGCTCCTCATGGAGGTCAGGGTTCCCTCTGCAGTGATGGTTCAGCATCCTGTCACACGATGGAATGAAACGATTCACCGGAGTCTGACGGCTGTGAGCGGAGCGCCCACTTAGTCtccatttcaaacatttcagttaCAATAAAAGGATCAGGTGAGAGTTTGTGATGAAGCTCAGTGGGATGAAAACCAACATTTACCTTTTAACCAGCTGGAGAGACGGACTTCTCTTAGTCATGTTGCTTCTGAACCTGCAAAAAACCAAGAAGACAAAGAATGGACGCCAAAGTCCACCTCCTCCGGTTCTCAGGTTTCAGGACATCAAACTGATCTGATCTTCATCAGGTCCTAAAAGGATCCAAATCTGACCTTCAGTGAACGAAACAACAGGTTCCACTGAGTCGTTATTTCTTAAACCCAAACAAGAAGGTTCAGCTGGGAgtgaaaaactggttccagcacagagatgtttacccagaatgcactgcagctgtcagcacggtggtggagggctgatggtttgggctgattctggagtcagatgtgaggccatctgtccaacaaacagaacaatgatcccaaacacagcagaacagtccagaaccagaacctcagagagctgagtagaaacgctggaaagaagagtgggccacaactcctccacaaccaggaacccactgagagttctgctgctggaggaggttctgttgggtcaggagctggaaccaggttctgttgggccaggagctggaaccaggttctgtttaataaataatgactcagTGGAACCTGTTAATTTTGTTCTCTTCAGGTCGGATCTGGATCGTTGTAGAACCTGGGGAATGGTCCAAATGAGACCGTATTTTAACATCtcgtttgatttgtttttatttcagtgccCTCAGATGAATTTAATTATaaaccaaattatttttatcttatttattttctgacacaTAAACTGAAGGAGGgaactttattttatcataactATAAAACAGaatgatcataaaaaaaacaagacaaaatttaaaaaggttccaaagtttaaaagatttacctgctataaaaaggcaaaatggGAAATGACTAATTACAGTATCCTGGAAGCAACAATCCCATTTTAAACTCTAATTTgagtatttttaattgttttccttCTGAAACAGTTTTGGATGAATCTGGACCGAGTTAGGAACAATGAAGTGGCTCTAAATTAAAACTATGATGCTAACATGAAGACCCGAACACAGACTCACAGATAAACCAGTGTTCAGACTTTAATTTGAAGCAGACTTGAATGAAAACCTGACTTCAGCTCGTTTCTACCTGCAGCTGTTAGCTGCTGCTAGTTAGC
Protein-coding regions in this window:
- the asb7 gene encoding ankyrin repeat and SOCS box protein 7 produces the protein MNGCCLLASEQFRSNMTKRSPSLQLVKRMLNHHCRGNPDLHEELQIQAAVAAGDVCTVRRMLERGYSPQIRDANGWTLLHFSAAKGKERCVRVFLEHGADPTVKDFIGGFTALHYAAMHGRARIARLMLESDYRGDIINAKSNDGWTPLHVAAHYGRDSFVRLLLEFRAEVDPLSDKGTTPLQLAIIRERSSCVRILLDHSANIDIQNGFLLRYAVIKGNHSYCRMFLQRGADTNLGRLEDGQTPLHLSALRDDVLCAQMLYTYGANTNTRNYEGQTPVAVSVSMSGTSRPCLDFLQEVTRQPRTLQDLCRIKIRHCIGLQSLKFLEDLPIAKVMKDYLKHKFDSL